TCTCAACTGCTATCCTTGATCCCCAGACATGATTTTGAGCGCCTTGAACGCAAGCACTCCAGCGGACGCCAACCACGCATTTTCACCCGGTGGAGCCAGTTTGTATGCCTGGCCTTCAT
The window above is part of the Oceanidesulfovibrio indonesiensis genome. Proteins encoded here:
- a CDS encoding DUF4372 domain-containing protein gives rise to the protein MELVSKQLTQKENLDVAHHNTILSQLLSLIPRHDFERLERKHSSGRQPRIFTRWSQFVCLAF